One window from the genome of Crassostrea angulata isolate pt1a10 chromosome 2, ASM2561291v2, whole genome shotgun sequence encodes:
- the LOC128171919 gene encoding multiple epidermal growth factor-like domains protein 10 isoform X1, with product MDYNTCLLIYLAGLPVILAYDDLSYNKLATQSPIYPSSNTLYFARNAVDRNSSTCMRTDLIGRHSHYKKMWWKVDLGGIHNIYSIDILFKTYDSYEKRQRGRFAGFSLYVSNNGEIKDSILCYKDGPQLPPLNFTSLCTEYGRYVIFYNERLDGNVYPEGYEIGFVFTELCEVIVHGCNKSGVYGVKCDTPCPTNCKHNVCHIQNGTCYGCQPGWMGTRCFIKCREGWYGANCSHHCVGHCRDGTTCNHVTGRCDRGCDAGWTGLFCDKECIDRTYGYDCVNNCSSHCLGDSSCNKQTGHCDRGCNAGYTNSYCSKACPHGYYGVECRGICSGHCMREEPCDHVSGECSNGCQDGYTGVRCNIFCRDGYYGRHCSYVCPFTCLTCRHTDGLCTCKAGWTGPRCNEECFQSFGVNCQYQCSEFCVNRTCDRFNGSCLYGCMDHKKCYEDTANLQKVDPKLTVPPSMAWMVGFSISLAINVFVISAILIRLWKKRSKRPQNQSDTNDDGSHYQELSVSKGDKTYQTLTVT from the exons ATGGACTACAACACTTGCCTACTTATATATCTGGCAGGGTTACCTGTAATACTCGCATATG ATGATTTATCTTATAATAAACTCGCTACCCAATCACCGATATACCCTAGTTCTAATACGTTATATTTCGCACGTAATGCCGTCGATAGAAATTCATCAACGTGTATGAGGACTGACTTAATAGGACGCCATTCTCATTACAAGAAGATGTGGTGGAAGGTGGATCTTGGTGGAATTCACAACATTTATAGCATTGACATCCTGTTTAAAACCTACGACAGTTACG AAAAGCGACAGCGGGGTCGATTCGCCGGATTTTCCCTGTATGTATCAAACAACGGTGAAATAAAGGATTCCATTCTGTGTTACAAGGACGGACCTCAGTTACCGCCCCTGAATTTTACATCCTTGTGTACAGAGTACGGACGCTATGTCATCTTTTACAATGAACGACTGGATGGAAATGTCTACCCAGAAGGCTATGAAATTGGCTTTGTTTTCACAGAGCTGTGTGAAGTCATTGTACATG GTTGTAACAAATCTGGAGTGTATGGCGTTAAGTGTGACACACCTTGCCCCACAAACTGTAAGCACAACGTGTGTCATATACAGAATGGGACATGTTATGGTTGTCAACCTGGATGGATGGGAACTAGGTGCTTTATAA AATGTAGAGAAGGATGGTATGGTGCAAACTGTAGTCACCATTGTGTAGGACATTGTAGAGATGGGACGACTTGTAATCACGTGACTGGTCGGTGTGACAGAGGATGTGATGCTGGGTGGACAGGGTTATTTTGTGACAAAG aGTGCATTGATAGGACTTATGGATACGACTGTGTCAACAACTGTAGTAGTCACTGTTTGGGAGATTCCTCGTGTAACAAACAGACTGGTCACTGTGACAGAGGTTGCAACGCAGGATACACTAATAGCTATTGTAGCAAAG CTTGTCCACATGGATATTATGGAGTGGAATGCAGAGGCATATGTAGTGGACATTGTATGAGAGAAGAACCATGTGACCATGTCAGTGGAGAGTGTTCTAATGGTTGTCAGGACGGGTATACTGGAGTACGCTGTAACATAT TTTGCAGAGACGGCTATTACGGCAGACACTGTTCTTATGTTTGTCCCTTTACCTGTCTGACATGTCGACACACAGACGGACTGTGTACTTGTAAGGCAGGATGGACGGGCCCCAGATGTAATGAAG AATGTTTTCAGTCTTTTGGAGTGAACTGTCAATATCAATGCAGTGAATTCTGTGTAAACCGAACATGTGACAGATTCAATGGAAGTTGTTTGTATGGTTGTATGGAtcacaaaaaatgttatgaag ACACAGCTAATCTACAGAAAGTTGATCCAAAGCTGACAGTGCCACCTTCCATGGCATGGATGGTTGGTTTCTCAATATCACTTGCCATCAACGTTTTCGTTATCAGTGCCATTTTGATTAGGCTAtg gaaaaaaagaagtaaaCGCCCTCAAAATCAGAGTGATACCAATGATGACGGCTCTCATTACCAAGAACTCAGTGTATCTAAAGGGGACAAAACGTACCAAACTCTGACAGTTACGTGA
- the LOC128171919 gene encoding multiple epidermal growth factor-like domains protein 10 isoform X2, translating into MDYNTCLLIYLAGLPVILAYDDLSYNKLATQSPIYPSSNTLYFARNAVDRNSSTCMRTDLIGRHSHYKKMWWKVDLGGIHNIYSIDILFKTYDSYEKRQRGRFAGFSLYVSNNGEIKDSILCYKDGPQLPPLNFTSLCTEYGRYVIFYNERLDGNVYPEGYEIGFVFTELCEVIVHGCNKSGVYGVKCDTPCPTNCKHNVCHIQNGTCYGCQPGWMGTRCFIKCIDRTYGYDCVNNCSSHCLGDSSCNKQTGHCDRGCNAGYTNSYCSKACPHGYYGVECRGICSGHCMREEPCDHVSGECSNGCQDGYTGVRCNIFCRDGYYGRHCSYVCPFTCLTCRHTDGLCTCKAGWTGPRCNEECFQSFGVNCQYQCSEFCVNRTCDRFNGSCLYGCMDHKKCYEDTANLQKVDPKLTVPPSMAWMVGFSISLAINVFVISAILIRLWKKRSKRPQNQSDTNDDGSHYQELSVSKGDKTYQTLTVT; encoded by the exons ATGGACTACAACACTTGCCTACTTATATATCTGGCAGGGTTACCTGTAATACTCGCATATG ATGATTTATCTTATAATAAACTCGCTACCCAATCACCGATATACCCTAGTTCTAATACGTTATATTTCGCACGTAATGCCGTCGATAGAAATTCATCAACGTGTATGAGGACTGACTTAATAGGACGCCATTCTCATTACAAGAAGATGTGGTGGAAGGTGGATCTTGGTGGAATTCACAACATTTATAGCATTGACATCCTGTTTAAAACCTACGACAGTTACG AAAAGCGACAGCGGGGTCGATTCGCCGGATTTTCCCTGTATGTATCAAACAACGGTGAAATAAAGGATTCCATTCTGTGTTACAAGGACGGACCTCAGTTACCGCCCCTGAATTTTACATCCTTGTGTACAGAGTACGGACGCTATGTCATCTTTTACAATGAACGACTGGATGGAAATGTCTACCCAGAAGGCTATGAAATTGGCTTTGTTTTCACAGAGCTGTGTGAAGTCATTGTACATG GTTGTAACAAATCTGGAGTGTATGGCGTTAAGTGTGACACACCTTGCCCCACAAACTGTAAGCACAACGTGTGTCATATACAGAATGGGACATGTTATGGTTGTCAACCTGGATGGATGGGAACTAGGTGCTTTATAA aGTGCATTGATAGGACTTATGGATACGACTGTGTCAACAACTGTAGTAGTCACTGTTTGGGAGATTCCTCGTGTAACAAACAGACTGGTCACTGTGACAGAGGTTGCAACGCAGGATACACTAATAGCTATTGTAGCAAAG CTTGTCCACATGGATATTATGGAGTGGAATGCAGAGGCATATGTAGTGGACATTGTATGAGAGAAGAACCATGTGACCATGTCAGTGGAGAGTGTTCTAATGGTTGTCAGGACGGGTATACTGGAGTACGCTGTAACATAT TTTGCAGAGACGGCTATTACGGCAGACACTGTTCTTATGTTTGTCCCTTTACCTGTCTGACATGTCGACACACAGACGGACTGTGTACTTGTAAGGCAGGATGGACGGGCCCCAGATGTAATGAAG AATGTTTTCAGTCTTTTGGAGTGAACTGTCAATATCAATGCAGTGAATTCTGTGTAAACCGAACATGTGACAGATTCAATGGAAGTTGTTTGTATGGTTGTATGGAtcacaaaaaatgttatgaag ACACAGCTAATCTACAGAAAGTTGATCCAAAGCTGACAGTGCCACCTTCCATGGCATGGATGGTTGGTTTCTCAATATCACTTGCCATCAACGTTTTCGTTATCAGTGCCATTTTGATTAGGCTAtg gaaaaaaagaagtaaaCGCCCTCAAAATCAGAGTGATACCAATGATGACGGCTCTCATTACCAAGAACTCAGTGTATCTAAAGGGGACAAAACGTACCAAACTCTGACAGTTACGTGA